The following DNA comes from Capsicum annuum cultivar UCD-10X-F1 chromosome 7, UCD10Xv1.1, whole genome shotgun sequence.
tttaacGCCACCAATGATCAACCCGGCAAAGACAATCTCGGACGACCCCTTCGGGCAGGACGTTCGAATGCCGTTTATACTCTTATGCTGacgattattgaacattttggcggaagatttaccaatcaataCGAAAATATTCGAACTCtgcttaatggtttaaaatgtcgacacttaggagaatttagatggtataaagacacctttcttagtagggttatggatttacccgaaagtaagtatgaccattggaaagctaaattcattgatggccttccacccttatttgctgaaagagttagaaaaacccttcgaggatcttatggagaagtccagtattcagaaaaaacttatggtcagcttattgtagcttgtactcaagaaggccTAGCCCTCTGTAATGAGTTGAAATTAGCTAGACAGATTAAGCTtgataaactcagagaaaaatcccaattaggagacttttgcgagcaatttggtatggataaaacCTTTGTACGAAAACCCCAAAAATACTCTAAGACTTCTAAaccctatagaaataaacgttccAGGCATAGAAGCAAGGAAGAACGCGAGACTAGAAAATCCTTCCGTAAGTCCACAAGATTCACCAAAAACCGATCCAAATGAGATTTAGCAaaaattaaatgctataagtgtaaccagtatggtcatattgctccaaattgcaaattacaaaaactcaagtccttaggactttctgaagaagttcatgaccaagtctaCAATTTATTATACTCCTCTGCTTCCGAATCTGATTCTActtctgaaaatgattttgaattacctaattccgaaagtgagctcgatcaggatgataaatgtaatgattgtgataatgatgtCTGCAATTGTGATGAAACAATGTATAAATTGCAAGCACAATTCGAAGatattgatttaaatattcaaactcttCCTGCTGAAAATGTCCTTGAATTATTAAAGGAAATCACTGATGACAAACTGCGTGAAAAAATCCTCAAgtttgctactcaaaaaacttctgctaATCCTAGTACTTCAAAAGATAACTCTTTTGAAAATCATCCCTTATCTTATTCCTTAGCTGAAGTAAATAGACGTCTTGCTTTGAATAAAACCCCTGCTAGAGATACTacctttcatgatttaaaaatcgaagttgagTAATTGAAAAGGGAAATTATTTCTCTAAAGCAAAACCAGATGATTTCAGATCATaggattttaaaaattgaagaaaagattattgataTTCCCGAAGTATCTTTCgtttcaaaaggaaaagaaaaagattttgaaaactCTGAAAATTCTGAAGTTGTTAAATTCAGTCCAGCGGAAGATTTGAAGAAAGATTATTTCTtgggaatgatgcaaattgttacggCTCATAAGTGGTATATAAActgcactattttgataaataaagaaTTTTCGGTTACTAATAtagctatgattgatagtggtgctgatgttagttgtatcCAAGAAGGATTAATCCCaactaaatattttgaaaaaaccacTCATATAATAAATTCTGCTTCTggtcatgctctgataccatttacaggatctcttaggctggggtatgccactcagcctaccagaccatataataatatcggattaagccaaagtcggaagaccgaaccaaagcaccaaccgaaatagaaaagaatcttaagtaattttatgactgtatggacgattcttttacccaaacatggggcctgtcagagatttaataaccttatgttgaacctttgtgtctagaagttctaattgtgcggaaattcgcccttttctcatcatcaatacgggctagagaagtacaacttactagacggtgtcacagagacaaggttaacataagtctattgaactcgactgtacctccattttggaaccaagttaagaaattaaaaagattctttcatattttgatagagtctggagctttcatagttaacatgtcagcgaagttagatcttcagcatagatataagatactgttcagccggacatagtcacggccagattatggtagaagttttgtttgaataactataataaataaaaagataggtaCCTGATTTTCCGGGAACCCAACGGAAATAGTAGCAAACAAGTAACTGCTTCCTTATTTATATCTTGAATATATTACACAGAGAGTATgtactattttaatatatatatatatatatatatatatatatatatatattatttattttatatatatttaaatatatatatataatcaaggaataaaaatatataaaaataattatatgaaatatatattatttaaataaaatatatatatatgtattattttaatatatatatatatatatagtaaatatatgttttttgctttttaaaacaaaatacataaaaatagtatgtatgtgcgatttttttttaaaaaagtctaATTTTTTATGTGGCAATGACCTGGCACTGATGTGACACTGATTTGGCACTGACATGGCGCGTGTGTAACCcactctccattgtgagagtgGGCTTCATTTTGAGGTGTGAAAATAATTTAGTTGAAAGATGTTAAAGGAGTAAATAATTATTCGTAaaatttaagtgctaaagtgagttagGAGGACAAGTTTAGAAAGGTTTTGTTGTATTAACGCTTTtctaaactaaataaatattgcTAAACATCTCACACAAAACTATGAACAGTGATAAAAGGAAATGATGTAGAAATTGTAACACATGCTACAGAGATAAAAGCGAGTAATATAGAAATTTTAACACATGCTATTTATGGAAGGATGTCAAAGTtaaacatctatttttaataaCATACACAAAAATGAACAGAGATAAGAGTGAGTGATGTAGAATTTTACACATATGCTATTTATGGAAGGATGTCAAAGTTATGCCGCTTGTGTCATTAAACTCCattatacatgtaaaaaaaaaaaaaaaaaaatcttcccCAATAGAGTACTTTCTAAATCGGGCCCTTATTCTCTAGTCCAAATTCGAAGGCCCATTATTTACCTGACGCCGACAGCGAGTACAGCCACGCGCTCCAACGCTTAATACTATTTCTGATAGATGCAACAAATCTCTATTCGGCATCTTCCTCTTCCTTCCATCaatcaaactttatttattttttctttgttttctatgAATCCTTCGATAAGTAGCAATTCCTAAATCGTATCAGAACTCAactttagatttcagattttcCGGTTATCGGATTCTGGCAGACGAATTCCAGCTCCGATCAGACGCCGGTAAGGTTCCGGTGAGGCTCAATtgtcctttttttctattttcagtgATAATTATGATCATCATATTCATCATTATGGTTCAATTCCCTTTTTTTTGCTATTTCCGGTGATAATTCCGATCATCCGGTCGATATATATATTAATACACACGAAGTTTAATGATTATTCCTTGTGGAATTCAATGGATTTTATACGTTAATTGTAATTTTTCGTTGATTTGTAATTGTTTCGCCGATTTCTGTGTGCTTAATCGATGCATAAAAGCATCTGTTTATGTATAAGTTTATGAAACTACTAGTATTTTCTTAAAGCAGTCATTTGAATTTTGGATTTGTATGATCTAAGAAATATACATAAGCATCTATTGGAAACTTTGGATAAAGGAGAATgtgaaaaattgagaaattcaaCTGGATCTGTGCAAACTGGAAAGAGTATTTTTGGGAATTCAACAGGAAGTTGTTGTTTATCTGGTTTAGTATTGCATCTACTAACggcttgtttggatggttgttatcTATTGTATTGTACTGTGTTGTTACTTCAAATataatgtttgttttgattgttacttaaattttaaggtaACTGCAAAAGCCTTCATTTTTTGTAACGGCTATACTGTTAGTTTAAATACAATGTCGTTTTGATTGTTATTTGAATTCTATATTGTTAGTTTAAATACAATATAGTTTTGATTGCTATTTGAATTTTAAGGTAACGACAAAATGTCTTCATTTTTTGTAATGGCTATATTGTTAGTTTAAATACAATGTCATTTTGATTGCTATTTGAATTTTAAGGTAacgacaaaaatcttcattttttGTAACAGCTATATTGTTAGTTTAAATACAATGTTGTTTTGATTGCTATTTGAATTTTAAGGTAACGACAAAAAGTCTTCATTTTGTATAACAGTTGTGTTTTTAgtttaaatacaatatttattttgattgctATTTAAATTTTAAGGTAACAACAAAAAGTCTTCATTTTGTCTCTTTTTGTTATTtaataatcttattttatttttaccctaCCTTTTATAGTAGCTCTACCCTGTATGCTACTTTTCTTGTAAGCTTATCTTTCAAATTGTTGACGTGTGACATTAATTAAGGGCGTAAACAGATACAATCAATCTGAACGTTGTATTCATTAAAACAATATAGTACGATACAATAAAGCGCGCGAAGTAATACAAGACGTAACAACTATCCAAGCAGAGTGTAAATGCTTCTAAATTTGGATTTCTGGCTTTTCCTTCTTCTGCTGATTCAACTATGAAGGTATGAGCTGATCAGAATAGATTGGAACACGTGACATGACATAAAGGACGTATAACAATGAGGCGTATGGTTCCTTCTCTGGTAGATTTATGTGTTCAGACAGCTGTAGATAATGTTAGATACCTTGGAGATGTTGGTGAAACAGACATTGATCTATTAGGGCGCATTTTGCCTCATTGTTCTCTTGAACAATTGAAACATGTGGAGAAATCGACAGAAGTAAGAAACTCCATGATTAAGTTATCCTCTTGCAGTGTGACGTATCCAAGTCCATTTTTAatgttcaaattcttctttcagGGAAGAGACCTCAGTCAAGTGACTGATAGACTTTGGAAGAGGTTTTACCAGATTGAGTTTGGTGATAAGAGCCTCAATCAGGTGGTCGAAAGAATGAAGCAAAAGAAAGTAACATTTAAATGGAAAAAGTTGTATGAGGtgatttatcaaatcatattttgGGCTCGTTCTGTAAATTTTACTCCTTTATTATGATTTACATTTATTATTGGATTGCATCTTTCTCTTATTGGGGTTACCAAATCGTTCGACATCTACAATAGGGTATATCAATTTATGTGCAGGCAAAGTCGAAGGAAGTGGAGGAAACTCAGCAAAGGTCATTCCAAAGAATCAAGGAGTTGTACCAAAATGAAAATGCCAGTATGTGCTTTACTTCTGTTTCTTTGTTCTTTAATTTGGATTAGTCGAGGCAATAATAAGCTGTCATAGATTAAGATGCTGATCTAGACTAATTTCGCTGTTGCGAAATATTCCAGTTACCTCTAAAAGAACTATGTTTCTACTGTTAAGAGTCTATTGCAGAATTCAGTATCAGCTAGGGAGTTCCAAACTAATCCTGCTGAGAAATTTGAGTTTGGTCTTTTATGGTGACAGGTTTTGTAGTAGTAATCATGTTCGACTTTATCTAGTTCTTGAAAtctgtttagtttattttttcttttaaggaGATATCTTGTAAGTTATCGAATTATCATGATTGGATCTTTGTTATCTGTGTAGAACGGCAAAGCCGACAAGTTCAAGTCTGCACAAAGGTTCCGCCTTCTAGCAATAAAAGAAACTTTTACGGTATGATTCAGGTTTTCTTTAGGTACCTTTTCCATTATCAAACTAAATATGTTAAGCTAATTTAGATTTTAGAATGTGTGGTATCTTGTCATAAGGGATACCTTACAGTGCTAAGGTTACTTCTCTATTTGTTCCTGTGTGGTAAACTTGTAGGTAGTGGATATTGTAGCAATATTGGCAACACAAAGAGTCCCTTGATGAAGAAGGCTAAAATGGAGTTTGTCAACAGGTAAGTTTGGCCTCTGTTAGAACAATTACATGGCTCCGACATTATTATATTCATGCAAATGCTCTCTTCCCCACTCCATGTTGGATGGTCTTTCTCAGTGTTTGCATTTGTGCTCTTAAACCTGTGTCTACCTTCATTGGCTTACATCGAAAGTAGATTCCTGGTATATGCAGTTTGACTGGAAAATTGTGTCAAAAAAATGGAGAACTAGGGTTAATCAAAGTTGTATggctcaaaataaaaatagaaacttAAACAAATGTAATTCATATGAAAAAGACCAATTAATTCATTACAAAGAAGAAAATGATTCTGAACTCTATTCATTATCAAtccaaaaagataattttaaaaaatgttataGGTATGATCTTTTATCATATAAATCgattaattatgaaaataaaagttactcATTTATTTCTAGATTACCCTTTCAAGTAAATAAGAACTTCAAAATTTCTTATAATTTCAACACGCCCAAACACAACCCTTTTGATATGCCCGACAATCTTCATATCAATAATTATCTAAGCGCCAATTCTTGTTCTAGTAAATAAATCAACTGCTGTTTGTGTATTTTCTTCTGTGATTTGGCAATTTTCTTTGCTTTGAAAAAGCCTCTATattcaagtaatatcaataattaTCTAAGCGCCAATTCTTGTTCTAGTAAAGAAATCAACTGCTGTTTGTGTATTTTCTTCTGTGATTTGGCAATTTTCTTTGCTTTGAAAAAGCCTCTATATTCAAGTAGATCACTTgctttgaatattgatattttgttGACCTTCACTATAAAAGTCTCTCTCCTATTCTTTAAGAAAAAGAAGACAAACTTACGGAGCTAACTTAAGCTTGGTTGATAGTCGTTTTGGTTCATATTTTTCCTGCAACCCGACTTTGCATAACTTCTTtttttgagccgagggtctatcagaaacaacttctctatcccagaaaggtaggggtaaggtacaTCTTACACTCCCcgccctccccaaaccccacttgtggTATTACACTAggtattttttgttgttgtatacaaGTAGATCACTCTCTCTCTTTTGCTTTGTCTTACAGTCGAGAAGTGAAGAATTTAGCTGCTATGAAGAATAAGTCTGTGCAAAGAAGTCGTAGGTAAAGACATACTTGTAGTTGTTTATACTTTACCATAATCCATTTTATTCTTCTCTAATCTTCGTTTTGTTTTTCCAATTATTCCCAGCCAAGTTCCTTCAATAAGGAAGCCAAGTGGTGGTTTTTCCTCCATGACTTCGTCCTCAAGATCCAAATATACAAGCCGGTAAGAGAGATTCCAGACTGGCATTTTATGTATCAAAGTTGCCTGTTGCAAGAAAATGTTTTGAGTGCTGTTTTTTCTGCAACATCAAAGCGCCAATTCTGTAACTTACATAAAACGTTTGGCGTGCTTGGTAtatcatattttacattattccaAGTCCATGATTCTGCGAATAGTGCTCGTGGATTTGTTGGAAAATGGGAGACTGTCAGTCCAATGGCAGCAGCAGACTATAATCCTTCTCTTCAAAGACCGATCCTTCTGTTTATCTAGTTTTGAAATTCAACCTGATTTCAGATAGAAGTGACTCTTCCATAGAAACAGGTTATACTTGTGTAATAGAACTCACATTGTGTGTTTCTCAGCTCGATCTTCTAAGAGCTTGTACCGCTAAAAGGTGGTTGGCAGTGGCAGATCCAGACATTACACTAACGGGGTGCATTTCGTAGGATTTGAACTTGAAATCTTAAAGGTAAACTTTGAACCTCCAAAACCACTAAGCCACCATCGAGCCTTCGTGTTGAGGAAATTCAAAATCTATATATTTacatttttaaaaagaaagaaataccTTATAatgtaattttgtaattttttgccAAAAGGAATTCAGATGAACACTCTGGCTCCCTCCTAGATTCGTCCATCGCATTATCTACAATGTTAGTTAAAACCGTACACTTTTAATAGAGCAAAACTTCAGTTAGTGTAAAAATTGCATACTTTTAATAGAATGACCACAATACTCTAAGAtgaactactttaaataatatcttaatattaacATAATTGTATATACACTAAAATTCATAATCCAACTAGGACAAACTTCAAAGAAAATCACTAATTCATATTACTATTATCTTAGAAGTGAACATACACTAAATAAATCCTGTAGCATATGTAGCAACTTGCCAACATTCCGATACTATAACAGTACTTGTCATCGACAATTTGATTTCCAAAAATTGTAAACAACAACATTATAATTTATGCCCAACATTGCAATTTGCAGCTAAACTATAACCAAAGTagaagaaaaattgatttttcattaatttctcaaaacataTAACTCCGGAATAGATTGTATACAAGCCAAATTTGCATCATATCGAGTATAGTTTATGATGTTAAAAATTAATCACTGATGTCTTAAATAAACTCgctcaaataataaaataataagaacacCACTTATAAGACCAACTCTAAATTAAGCAACACCAATTGTACACTTAACAAGATTAGAAACATACCATTAATTAGAAATGACCGTCATCAAATATAAATAGCCCCAACAATTATACACCATCATAAAGAAATGACCACTATCTTCTAACCAAATCAATTGCTTAGAACATCATGTTAGAGAATTAAAAAGAGATTAAAGAAAATTAGTACTTTGAcaacaaaagaaagtaaaacaaagaaaaagcaaaaaagatGAGGGTACCTAAGACCGAATTGAAGCTCTACGTCAATATTATCTTTATTAAAATCTTAAATTTcgttaaaaagaaaaatgaataaattacaTATGATTACTTATTAAAGAAAGTAAACAAATTCATCTAATGAAGATTGACCGACCATCTTGTCTACATACTCAATTCACGAGTGGTTTAAAAGCGAATATAATCAAGCATTGCTTTACGCTCaagaaattttaatataaattttatgattttcacttaAAACAATATTGAAGATGTAAAACTATATACTCTTTAACATTATATTTTAGAACTTcgaattaaataattataattttcatattaataaataaaatttttaaaacaacatCCAAAATAGCATATTTGCAAATAAATGACAAACATCCTATTAACTAGAATAACTAATCTTCttctataaataataatattaaagacTTTGTCTTTTAACAATACATGATTACTAAAGATTATGAAAGATGTTCTACTAGTTATATTCTTGTTATTGCTCCAACTTATATTTCCCAAAAATTGAATCCCACCCTAATAGTTCTGAGTAAATTAAATAAATGCATTAAGATACAAATGATTCTTATTCGACAATAAAAAATACACTTTTTCACACTTTCATATACTAAGGGATTTCATTTGGTAAAGAAAATGTTTCATATTAATAAATTGTGATACATAATTATGGGTTTCGATgctcatgtatatatatttaaggtcttttatgtatatatatttaaggCCTGTTATGTGTATACATTTAAAGCcttatatgtctatatatttaaGACCTCTTATGTCTACGTATTTAAGAGctcttattaaattttaattataaactACTAATTCTATCAAAACGTCTTTATGTCTAACACAGGCAAAACATAATACATGTTTTGCATACCATGTTAATAATTCCAAAAAGGCTTATCATCTAATCATTTAATCATTTCAAAGTCCGATTACATTTATgatttcatttaaaatttattttatgattttattgtatACCAACTCTTTAAACAACGAaggtaaaatatttataataatttttagtttttcattgatGGTATCAACACTAAGATTTGAAATACACAATTTAACAAACTCCGCCTATGTGACAGTGTGGATTTGCTGACATTATCGATTTCAAACGTAAATGATGTTGGAGAATTGTGATAGACTCGCAACAACATAAAGTTATTTATGATGTATGATAGTGACATAGTTAAACTTGAATTGATTTATATGAATTAAGACTTGTTATTGCGTTATTTATGATGTATGATAGTGACATAGTTAAACTTGAATTGATTTATATGAATTAAGACTTGTTATTGCGACTGATGCAAATATAAAGGATTGGGTGATGACTAGTTCCACGTTCCAAGAGGTTCCATCATCTCATATTAGTGCCCACAATTTTTATGTGAAGCTTAAAAAGTtggattaaattaaaattcatctaATATTATTTTAGTGTGTGTAAGAATAGTTTTATGAATGATAAAAACAAGATCATCTTCTCAATGGGAGGAACATGAATTAACAACAATTTTAATTTGTATTTCATCCAGACAGTAGCAAAGCTTCTCAAAGTTTTAAGTATGAGATCGATGATTTACTTTGATCATTGACAAAACAGTAGGAAACTTCACCCATGATTTGTAAAAAATTACAGGAGTCCAGGCACAAGACAGTAATCTCCCACGCCTGCTTCCTGGTGTTGGTCCTAAAGGGACATCCACTTATGCCTTTCAAGACATCACCATGTGAACATAAGTTTCTGTTCTCTGTGTACCTCTATTGTCAAACTAATTTCCGCAAAGATGGATCCCGCAGTTGACGTTCTTGAGCTCATACAACGATCtcaaatcaatattttatttatactaaataaataaataattgagttcattaaaatattaattaatttctgTAAATACGATATGCGCTAGATTGGCATCGAACTTCTACCCACAATTTAATACAACCGCAAAGTAAGCGATTAGATTCTTTACAACTTGGCGTAGGCTTCCCCCGACTCGCATAAATCTTGTACTCGTTTTGATATCAATCTGCTAGGGGATGTCTAAGCCGCAACCCGCAAGtacctccttttttttttcttttcttttcttttctatgtAAGGATGTTTGGTATGAAGGACAACATTCATTTTCTCATGTTCATTTGTTCTGCTTaacatttttggaaaaaaaaaaaaaactcctttAAATAAAATGCATCTTTctaaataaaagtaagaaaaacaaGTAACATTGTTTCATACCTCTCTAGTAACCATTCATCCCACCACCAAATGCCCTCCACCTCACCCACCCCACCCACTCCTACCTCTACCCCAtctcattattatattttttgtatatatatacaaataattttagaataatattttttatggtatcaaacacaaaaaaatatctCTTAGAAGATATTTTCCATGCAAAACATTTCCGTCCGTGGACACGCCCTTAAGGGTAAGCCTTCTCGTGGCCTCTTTGAGTAGAAAGCAGAACTAAAACTACGCTAATTCAGCGTGTTTGCTACGACAAGATGGCGATTGATCAATCAAAAATCCTAATGTATAATGTTCTCAAActagtatgaacaaaatttatTCAGAATTCTCATTAAATTTTCGAAGGATCTCTAATTTATTTTCTCAAACTAGTATGAACATAATTTATTCAGAATCTCTACACTCCTTTTGAAACTAACATTAAGGAAAATAATTTATTCCAAGTCTCTCAGAATTTTTGAATGATCTCTAAACTTCTTGGGAAAGCTACCTACTTATTGAGCTAGTCAGCCCTCAAACCCATTAGCACATTACTACATATTAAGTTAAAAGACTAAAAAAGGGTCGTTCTCCATCATGGTGAAAACCTAAACAGGAgcttgatgtttttatttttctacaaaattctGACAATGTAAAgtatgatgtatgaactagtctAGTCCCCTGAACCAGCTAACCTTCGCCTAGTGGCATTGGAGACTGATACCTGACCGAACTTATCCGTCTCGGTTGAAAGTGATCGATCTTTGAGGGGCATGTAATGACGCAACCATACACCAGCATACACCTGAAGAGGGAGAATGAATTAATATCATCTAAACAGAATAACCTGGAACAATTACGAAGGCAAAAGAGATTATGTTACCTGTGCTGGTCTCATTATCTTGGTATCAGGATCGTCCAGGGACTCGCGCCAATGTGATAAGTAGCCAGCCATGCGAGGGATTGCAAATAAAACGGGAAAGAACTCCGTGGGAAATCCTATTGCCCTGTTACACAACAATGTATTAGAGTCTAGATTATTCCGACTTAGTTATGTAAAAGAATGCTTACCTGTAGATTAAACCAGAGTAGAAATCGACATTCGGGTACAACTTCCTTTCTACAAAGTATTTATCTGAGAGTGCAGCTTTTTCCAGAGCAATAGCAACCTGAAGACAACATGAGAGAACTTGCAAACTGCATCAAGTGCTTTCTGCTTGAGAGAATATAGAACCTATTGATTTGTACTGCATACTACATGTTCTACTGAGAATGGTCCGAAGACTTGAGTTCTTTTGTTTccccccctaaaaaaaaaaaagaaagccagcccgatgcactaaagcttccgctatgcGCGGGGTCCGGGGAAGGACCGAACAACAAGGGTtcattgtacgcaaccttaccctacatttctgcaagaggctgtttgcacggcttgaacccatgacctccaaGTTAAATGCCAACAACTTCATCAGTCACTCCAAGG
Coding sequences within:
- the LOC107878468 gene encoding transcription elongation factor B polypeptide 3, with the protein product MRRMVPSLVDLCVQTAVDNVRYLGDVGETDIDLLGRILPHCSLEQLKHVEKSTEGRDLSQVTDRLWKRFYQIEFGDKSLNQVVERMKQKKVTFKWKKLYEAKSKEVEETQQRSFQRIKELYQNENAKRQSRQVQVCTKVPPSSNKRNFYGSGYCSNIGNTKSPLMKKAKMEFVNSREVKNLAAMKNKSVQRSRSQVPSIRKPSGGFSSMTSSSRSKYTSR